The Haematobia irritans isolate KBUSLIRL chromosome 1, ASM5000362v1, whole genome shotgun sequence DNA segment TTTGATTCCAATCCCCAACAAAAACATATGTTTGTTTTTGCCAGGGATGGATAACAATATTCATCATACGTCTGAGACTTTCCACAAACGGATGGCGCTAAAGCCCATAAAAATTAAAGCCATATTCGGCCGCACATGACAAACCCAACCGTCCTTTGAACATCACTGTCAGAGGATGGGAGGGAAAACAGTGCGCCAACCAAAGAAAAATCAAAATCGGAATGTGTGTGTATGAGTGATATTGAAAATACGGTTGGAACTATAGTTATAATAATGTGACACAAAGTGACCTAAGTgcaaataaaagaacaaaaaaaatcaaaaaaaggcTGCATATATCGGTGGTAATTTCTGTAATAACTGTATCCGCGTACAAGTGGCGTGatttgtacacccagaaaacagtgccttcgaaactaaaggaaaaatttttcatcaatatagtttatccattttatttccattaaggtaaatttttgtgaaaaataataaaatttactcgtttcagtaaaaaaatcctaaactgtaagcagttaggaatagttcattaactagaataaggcatggaattttactcatactattttcatcgctgggtataagaatttacaactgaaaaagaaaattttattcaccgataacaaagcattcgtaaaaataaacaaaaaccgaactaaaaccaagtttcttcaaaattagtaaaatttcttataaaatgataattgcgatttcctttataatagaaagtttttcatacatacgaacaacacttggcatagaaaaatattttagttcattcgtactaagaagtatgcaatcctttcaaaacttaaggaaacacacttgttagaatataggaaattttcctaaatttctattgtctacctgtaatcgatacctgtcatcgtaatcgatgtgtttgcgcgtgggtgtaatcgatatatttgcgcgtcggttgtttttttagttggaatcgcgttgttttgatatacggagagattgttaaaaaataatatttatttatttatttatttattagaaatCCATGATAGTACAAAAAGTATAAACTTATAAGTAGTACTATCTAATAGGTAATAACGCCTTTACTACATTTTGAGTGCAATTCTTTGTTGATATTAATAtgttatatgtattagaaataaaaaaaaaagaaaatacaataaaaagacaacaaaaaaaaatatatatgtagagAGTTTATATGAACaaagtaaattaattaaaaaagatagagaaaaagaatatatatatatatatatatatatatatatatatatatatatatatatatatatatatatatatatatatatatatatatatatatatatatatatatatatatatatatatatatatatatatatatatatatatatatatatatatatatatatatatatatatatatatatatatatatatatatatatatatatatatatatatatatatatatatatatatatatatatatatatatatatatatatatatatatatatatatatttgtgtctTATCGGCGTAATCATGTTTAATCTCGTGGATCTTGAAAAAACGAGCCTATCATATAGATATCTCGGTTCTGCAGAGTACGTTATCCTATGCAATGTTAAAAGGCATCGAAACTTAAGAAGGTTCCCGAAATCCATACCGAAAAAGGGTTTTATCAGCTGAGTCACGCTCGTATATCTCCTTACACCATATACAAAACGCACAATATCGTTAGTGACAATCCTGAGCTTCTCTCGATGTGCAGCGTCACAACTTGCGTAGATTTCACAACAATATAATAGTTTCGAAAGAAGATAACAATGCGCTATCGTATGGCGTATGTGTTCtggtataaaatattgaattcgccaAAGGGTACGTAACATACCATATATAGAACCGACGGTAGCATCAATGTGTCTATTCCAGGACAGTCTGTTATCAAATATGACTCCAAGATTTCTACTATGAGTCACATATTCCACATTTTCATCATCAACACGTATCGGTGTGATGTTTTCAAGATCGATTCCTCGTCGCGATATAGCAATACACTTCGTTTTCTTCGGATTCAATTTAAGACCATTCGCCTTGGCCCAGTTACTTATGAGTTTCAAGTTTCGATTAATATCTTCAACACACGAATTCAAATTGCAAATAGGACTGGAAAAACTGAGTTGAACATCATCAGCATAAATCTGAATATCGCAACCAATAGGCACATTAACAATATCATTAATATAAAGAGAAAAAAGCAAGGGCCCCAAAACAGAGCCCTGCGGAACGCCACGAGAAATGGTCAAGAGTTCTGAGCTAAGGCCATCAACGGAGACAGATTGCATCCTACTAGACAGGTATGATTTCATGAGCTTTGTTGAAAACTCGCCAAAGCCAAAGCAACGTCTAAGCTTTCGTATCAATATATCATGGCTCACAGTGTCAAACGCTTTTGAGTGGTCCAGAAGGACCAAAAAACACAAATCATTCCTATCAATGATTGATCGAATATTTTCGGCAACGTCCAGAAGTACACTTACACAACTTCGTCCAGCTCTGAATCCGCTCTGTCTATCAGTCAGAAGATTATTCTGGATAACAAAGGCATTGATTTGTTCATGAAGCAACTTTTCAAAAACCTTCGACAGTACAGACAATATAGCTATTGGTCGATATTCACCCCCCTGCTTGGGTATAGGTACTATTCGTGCCCTTTTCCagctcgatgggaaaattgacgTCATTAGAATGTAGTTGAAAAGGTGTGTGACAAAAGGGAGAATTCCCGGTATGATCATTCTCAGAAATTTAGGGTTCACATCATCCGGACCACTGGATGTAGATCTCACAGAGTTCACTGCTTGGAAGACCTCGTTTTGCGTCATTTCGTAAAATTCGAATGAGTCTTCCAAATATGTAGATACGTCATTGAAATTTGACTCAACGTATATATCATAGTCCTCGACACTAGTACACGGGATATCAATGTTGGTGAACTTGAGATTTAATTCATTGAGATCTGAAGGTAATGAGGCATCGAGACTAGTAGTCCCTAGCCCAATTTTCTTTATCTCATTCCACCGACTTTTGGAGCTAACCGCAGAAGTAAATCTTTCTGCGTAATAGTCAGATTTTAGCATCCGAGCGGAACTCACAACCTGGTTTCTTAATTCCCGGTAAATTTCCCTATGACGATCAGTCCTATAACGCTTCCAACGTCTGTACGCAGAGTCCCTCCTTATCATAAGctgcaaaatatcattgttCATCCAAGGCTGAGACATAGGCTTCCTTGTTTTGGTCCTTAGAGGCACATGCCTATTAAAAAGATATTCGATGTTGTGTTCGAGATATTCGACCTTGCTGTCAACCGTATATAGATCGTAAACCACATCCCACGAAATACCAGATGCCTCCGCAAGTAGAGCCCTCAAGTCCACTTTTCTGAAGTCCCTGTACTTAAAAGTCTTTTCACAgttttgtaaatgaaaatcataaTCAAGAAAAATTACGTCATGCTTAGAGAATAAAGCAGTGGAGAGCTGATCATACAGCAAGAATTTATTGGGTGAATTAATCAAGAATAAGTCAAGTAATGTGCTTCTACGAGAAAAGTGTGTAGGAAAATTATCATTTACCGAGTAGAGTCCCAAAGAGTTAAACTCATCAATCATTGTCTTCTCAACCAACAAATCCGAATTAAAATCACCGGCTATAATAATGTCACTGTATGATAGGGAAAGAGGTCTCAAAGTGTCAAGGTATGGTTTAATATCTATACGTCTGTTTGGTCGATAAGTAGTTCCCAGTAGCATGTGTTGGCCCTTGTTCCATACATCTAGAAATAGATATTCCATGTCTGACCCTGATGACGATCTCGCTATAATCCTAGCATTTATATTGGATCTAATATAGATCGCAGCACCTCCCGCATGTTTCTCTCTGTCGGCCCTATGTAAACTATATCCGTCTAATTGTAAAAAACCATCAGTAAATTCCTTTCTAAACCATGTCTCCGAGACACATATAGCATCAATACCAGAGTCACAAAAAATGAATCGAAATTCATCCAATTTACTTATAAGACTCTGCGCATTAATATGGATTACCGTAAAACCTCGACAGCGTTTCGATAGTATTCTTATCATTGCGTATATATTGTCTTTCGAACACCTCAAATTACTATTCGTGTTCATCATCTTTACAAGTAAGAATAGAGTCAATTGAGAACTTAGCCCCTTTACTTCTTCTAGCATTAGTGTGAATCATAAATAAGcattgtaaaaatatatatgttttgaaatatgtggcaatttaaaaaaaaaaactgatgaaatgtgtataaatgaaataagagtaattttaaaatatataagaCTTAAATACAATGatggattattttttataaatagatTGGTGTAATTATTGAAGTATTTTCTGAAGTTGTTCATAATTGTCAACACGAAAAAGCTCTTCGTTATGTGGTTTCCTAACATGAACAATTCCCCGGATTGTATAGGCAGCATTTAatagtttatttttctttagtttaatTGCTTCCATAAGTATCTTGTGATTGTATGGTGTGAGATTTTCGTTTATGTATATTGGAATATCAGCATCACCACCAAATCCAATATGTCTTAAACACAGTTTCGACTTGTTTACATTTTTGTACTTTATAACTGAAcgtattaagaaatttttctcatacGGCGAATTAAGTTTAACCACTATTGGTGCATCGCTATTATTGCGTTTGTTTTTGATGTTCTTAACCCgataaattgattttatattcAGATTAGTCACATTCAAACAATTGCAAATGTTATTAAATATAAACATTAAGTTCTCATCATCAAAACATGGAATACCAGTAATCCGGACATCGCAAGCTACACCAGCATTTCCTTGTTGCAGTATTTTCATAttaatcttttttatttcatcTTTTATACCATTTATCTCATTTATGTTTGGGGAAGAGGTTTCCAATTTATGCATTCTCTCTTTCAAAACGTCGATCTCTTCATTTGCTCTTTTAACACTAACGCTTATATCTTTAAGCTCATTTTTTACATcatttattatttcaattttcatagTATCTATTCTTTTGTCGATTTCGCTCATTCGTTTGTCCATTTCACTCATATAACGAAGTTCACTGAGATGGATCATGTGCTTGATTTCATCTTGATGTTTTTCAAGCCTTTTATCAATAATATTCAATATGCGTGTGGGAGATTCAAAAAGTGTTGTGCGTGGTGTTTTTGATACATTGTGCAGAGAGTCTTGAAATAGCTCTCTCGTTCTGCGTGGTGCTGCAGATAGATGATTCAACACTGTGAGTCTCTTTTGTGGTGTTGATGTTTCTGCTGTTGTTGGAGGACAGTCATTTGCATCACAATGCTCAATTTCTCTTTGTTGTTTGCTTTATAGTAGTTTTAAATGTTATTCGATTTTCGGAAATTAGATGTAGCAGATTGGTGCTATTGTAAATTGAAAAGTTAACGGCCGCTGTGTTAAAATGATCTGTCCCTATTGGGTCATATAATGTTGTTGTGAATTATTACTTTAAATTTGTGTGTAACATCGACCAGTGCTCATAtggcatagaccaagaaaatatagagaccatagaccaaggaaggtatagacatctcaagtgaattcacagcgctgtagtttgtctgcacaccgtagatggctctttctcgtctgcaattgagtgattttttaatttggctttaatttgttttctttcctttgttctctcgttgaaacaccaaatattgtgaaagtttataaaatactgttcatccacacctttttttgtaatgcaaattgactaatttatacggttattctcgttttccaaaaagaaattgagtcacttgactgcgcaattgagtggaatgactgcgcactgcaaataaacaaaaccatggtgaattatcaaggtatgtctctatattttcttggtctatgatagagacataccttgataattcaccatggttttgtttatttgcagtgcgcagtcattccactcaattgcgcagtcaaatgactcaatttatttttggaaaacgagaatgaccgtataaattagtcaatttgcattacaaaaaaggtgtggatgaatagtattttataaactttcacaatatttggtgtttcaacgaaagaacaaaggaaagaaaacgaattaaagccaaattaaaaaaatcactcaattgcagacgaaaaagagccatctacggtgtgcagacaaactacagcgctgtgaattcacttgagatgtctataccttccttggtctatgcatATGGTTGTGATCAGCTGTTGTTTgttgtggtgggtatttatttATCCAAATGCTCACCGGTTAACAGAAAAGTTTAATTACTTCCagtgaattttgtgaaaatgttaacaaattattttaagtttttcctcATTTATTGTTAATCGCTGTGTACTAATGCACTATCTTTACCATGTGGGTCTTCCCGTGACATTCACGTATTGTTTGATACCTGTTTTAACACCAACAGACACCTCTGGCCAAAGTACTGGGCAGCTTATACGGAGCACGATGGACAACGCGTATGTACTGTATTagtaaataaattcaatttggtaaaataatataataaataacaaataaaatatataaaatatttgttattttaaattagtgagaaaaattttcgtttttttaaataaatctatcaatgttcgtgatagtgtataaagaaagaaacaccagcagaataacaaccctttcatttgtcttcattttggaatcttcaattatcaggtagtattcagtgacgctaaccttttgcaacaaaaacgttttatgattttttatgtttgtaggtattgaaattgtaaaaggaggacaaaatcgttaggcagcaacttattaaaagtgaaaagtacaagaagaagaaaaagtgtgtgtttacagttgataatatcacacggaaattggaaatagtggaataataaactaatatttcaaagagattcggttctgttgattcttaataaatatattcaatatattaataaaacatgtcttttattgaagataaaattgcttatagaaataaataaaattgtatttaaaaacgaaggtaagcagttctaattatgaagtaaaagttttaccacaaatgtgtaagatttgtcgaaatgaatgaaaaaatttcaataaaatcattccatatatgaattcaaattagttaaattttttcattctgtagtatagtggtatataaatataggaaaatgttaactaatatatggaatgcattattcctaatttctacgaaaatcacatcgttcaaaaaaataaaaaaggccttgggcgctatacgaagttcaactttcttcacaatgagttcattttaacttaaagaagaggtcacttttttctgggtgtaatatCAAAATATCTGTCACCGATACAAATGAATGGTACCGTAATCAAAACCAGTTGTACGCACCTGTGTATGCGTAAATAGGATAATTCATTGCTACAGTGGTTCAAAAGAGATAGAAACTACATGCAAAtcatgaaataaaaatgtttaaaaaaaacgtGTGAGAAGCTATAACTCAAACTAAAGATGCATATTGCGCCAAGTGACTTAAATCCAAAAGagctaaaatgaaaataaatatactaAACTGAATATTGCGTGTGAAACTTTGTGCAAGAAAGATGTAACTGTACCAAACAAGAAATAATACCAACGTGACACACGAAttatatatgcatatatatgcaaatacatacatacataaaaacTCAAAAATATGTCCGCCATAAACACTTCTGGGTGCCGTAAACAATAATCATAATACCAGTCTACATGagtcaacaaaaaaaacaacgcaTCGCCTGACTTCGAAGCGCTCAAAAACATCAAATGTTCCACAGATTTCCCGGCAATcacgaaaaattatatttccgttGGTAAGTCTAATTTCACTACCATTCCAGGTTTTCCCTCATCCTTttgctttaaggccggtatgcacctctagcgaaattttcggtagcaaaaattcatttaagtctacaacaaaaaaacagggctgtaaacacaaattttaaaccaggtaatcgcttttaaaaattgttaatatatgttccaaatattcctcaaataaattgtttattatttacagaccttttaaaacttttacgcgcacaatgattgtaataaattaaatgtttgctgccaaaatatgcttttgacaaccctgttattttcattagaggtgcgtaccagcttacgaaattgaacgctaccgaaaatttcgttagcataaatagcaatgcatttcttatgggaatgaaatttttcgctagaggtgcataccggcctttacatTGCCCTTTACTTCTGTAGCTATACATTAGAAATTAtcctaattttgatttaaattactATATCTTACGTTAAAATTAGTTTTACTTtcgtgttaaaaaaaaataatcgatcTATTAACTTTCTTTTTATCCATTTTCTTTCCACAAGCTCTTGATCCTCATGATATAATTAGCCTTATCacttaaatattgaatttactttaatttctCTTGTGTGAATTTCATGTGAATTTTGCTAGCGTTATCTTTGAATTCAGCTTgtatttgcctcaaattgaaaaGTCTTGACTTCGACTTGATTTCATTTTCAAATCAACTTGGATTTTATGTCAAATTTACTCAGTTtgcaatttgatataatttcgaTTTGAAAGTGATCCAAGTTGACTCAATTCTATTTTAAAACTGAATctaattgattttttccaaattttaaatgaatgagTGTATTCTCACTTTAAATGAGTTTGGTTTGTTTCCAAGCtactaaaaattgaatttatctaTACTGAACAGTGATATGAATTTGTTGTGAAAATGCCGTGAATTCAAATGTGTCgtatttcaattcaaattgaCTTTACTCAGTTCGATttgaatttttatctgattgatTCTATTTTGACTTGTTTCGGTTTCACTTGGACTTGAGTCTGTGCCTAAGCTTTTGGTctgagttttaatttttatttggataggAGAATTACTTGAAGTTTGTTTGAGTGTGGTTTAACCCTTTTTTTAATGTAGtcctatttaatttgaattaatcTATCCTCTCCTAATATTATAGCCTTATTATGATTCGAACTCATGTCGACATTGATCGCAAATGATCTGAATTTCGGTTGTGCTGAAAGTATCCCATTTATTCGCTTTTAATTAAATCTGCTCAAAttggatttaatttttgtttaaaatcatttaatttaatgtctCCTGAGTTCAAGTGTatcgaattaattttaattctagcttaaattttttttaatttaattttaaccctAGTTTAAATTTCGTTTATTTGGGTTCAAGTCTAATTTACTTCATTCCACCCTACTAATTAACTTTATCATAAATCAAGCCAATATTTTTaactcaaatttgtattttaattttatttaaatttaacagCAATTTAGTTTCAGTTTATATCTTAgcttttgatttaatttgaagTAATTTAATGTAAGTCCATTAAAGTCCTTCCCTTACTGTCTCTACTTGAAAATGCTTTGAATGTTATGTAAATTCGACTTGACTCTGTGTATGTGATTTCGTTACGTTTTGATTTGCCTCGTTTTGGCTTCACACGCTTTGCATCCAAATTAAATTCGATTTTACATTATTTTGATCCTGATTGACCTCGATATAATTTTGAGTGGAATCAGATTAGACATATTTTTGAATGGAATCTAATTTCTgcttttaaaaatacaaaaattgatttgaatCTCTACTGTATTGGGTTTGACATAAATTCGATTCACCTTTATTGCGCTGAAAATTGTAACTTGATTTGTCCTTTAATACTTCTTTCATATTTCAGATTAAATTTGttccttttattttaatttaattacattctattttcacttcaaatttcgatttgattttgatttacaTTTAACTTGGCGTTTAAATTCCTAATCTCTTTTAATAACCCCTTTTTGCAAGCTTCTTTTCTATTCTCAGCAATTAATAACAGCAGAAAACCTTCCTGGAAGCCCTATCGCTTGAGTGCATAGACTAAGTACGTGGCCAAAACAGCGGTGAAATGCACACACAAGGAAATGACTAATTACTGTTCAGTAGTTGGTACACTTTGTGGTATCCTCTATGACTTCGTTCAACCTTTGGTTGCTCGCCACCCGAGATCATGCGTTCCATATGTCCCTTAATGCCATAGAGATAAAAGGACGGGTCCCCATCGTTAGGTGTACAAGTGTGTTCTCCCGTGGTTCGATCGACTTCGATAACCGAGTGAAGTGGCATATCTTAGTCACAACTTGTGTGTGCATCACCTCCTCTGATGAAACCGTGGAACAGTCCCGCACTCGCGAATGTAGAGGCCATCTATGCCAATAACTATCAACACATCCCGGAAAAACAGGTAAGTTCACGGTAAGTACCTCATGACAAAACTTTTACATGCCACCTCAATTTCATATATATCAACCGAAAATATTACTCCATTATTATCGCCATCCCCAACTCCTGTTCACATATATTCTAATGTTCGCATCAAACTATATTACGATAGTATATACCAATCAACCGAAATTTCACCTACTTTTGTCTCGTTGCATTTATATACCTATACAACAGCCTTGTTTTTTCCTAGCTCGATGGTTCTCTACTTATATTATATCCACTCCATATCGACTTTCTCCTTAATCGAGGCATATCACCTTTTATAATATCAGGTAAGAATTAATcagtatttcattaaaattattttaactaatttcttgaaatttcctATTTCACAGATCCCTACTCTAAACTTAATAACTAACGACCTTGGACACCGAGATGATGAAAATTGCTACTGAGGTAAGTCACTGAATTACTACTTTTCTATTATTCCCTTCTATTACACATTTCGGACAGCAAACCTTATTGTTTAAGATCCTTCGCGTGATAAACGGCCAAAGATTTTCCTTTTAGATCCTCGATTTCGTACAAACAATTTCCAACCGGTTTCACGATTctgcattttaaatattttttattcatcttGGCGTTTATATTCTTGCTGAAGTCACTCAGTTGATGATTTCGACGGAGAACTTCCTGCCCTgaataaattttatctttctCGCGCGAACGTTGTATCTACGGGCTCTATCGCGGTAACTTTTTTCTAGTCGCTTGCCAACCTCTTTTCTCACCAGTTCCAAATGGCTTGCCTTGGGTAAAGCACTAAACTCAGGGTCTTTCATGGAATCCAACTTCCTAGCCAGCCTATAAACGCTACCGTGAGTAACCATATTAGTGCCAAACAATGCAAAGTATGGAGTCATGCCAATCGAGGAGTGTACAGACGATCGTAGCGCACACTCAATAGCGGACAGATTTTGGTCCCAATCTCTCTGATCCTCCTTAAGATAGGCCCTTATTGCAACCAATATTGACTGATTTACTCGTTCAGAAGCATTTGCCCCGAAATCCTTCCCTGTAAAGTGTTTCCCATTATCGGACAAAATGGTCT contains these protein-coding regions:
- the LOC142228843 gene encoding uncharacterized protein LOC142228843 — its product is MLEEVKGLSSQLTLFLLVKMMNTNSNLRCSKDNIYAMIRILSKRCRGFTVIHINAQSLISKLDEFRFIFCDSGIDAICVSETWFRKEFTDGFLQLDGYSLHRADREKHAGGAAIYIRSNINARIIARSSSGSDMEYLFLDVWNKGQHMLLGTTYRPNRRIDIKPYLDTLRPLSLSYSDIIIAGDFNSDLLVEKTMIDEFNSLGLYSVNDNFPTHFSRRSTLLDLFLINSPNKFLLYDQLSTALFSKHDVIFLDYDFHLQNCEKTFKYRDFRKVDLRALLAEASGISWDVVYDLYTVDSKVEYLEHNIEYLFNRHVPLRTKTRKPMSQPWMNNDILQLMIRRDSAYRRWKRYRTDRHREIYRELRNQVVSSARMLKSDYYAERFTSAVSSKSRWNEIKKIGLGTTSLDASLPSDLNELNLKFTNIDIPCTSVEDYDIYVESNFNDVSTYLEDSFEFYEMTQNEVFQAVNSVRSTSSGPDDVNPKFLRMIIPGILPFVTHLFNYILMTSIFPSSWKRARIVPIPKQGGEYRPIAILSVLSKVFEKLLHEQINAFVIQNNLLTDRQSGFRAGRSCVSVLLDVAENIRSIIDRNDLCFLVLLDHSKAFDTVSHDILIRKLRRCFGFGEFSTKLMKSYLSSRMQSVSVDGLSSELLTISRGVPQGSVLGPLLFSLYINDIVNVPIGCDIQIYADDVQLSFSSPICNLNSCVEDINRNLKLISNWAKANGLKLNPKKTKCIAISRRGIDLENITPIRVDDENVEYVTHSRNLGVIFDNRLSWNRHIDATVGSIYEKKMDTKNSEGKIAKKSSTQQLQYLVEFMENNHSLARGAPVFGGSKESVEAKWESLTVKLAEENTEHPAIIVKVVERMSTSTHVQLYNQCIVVLFCHTVTDSWYKTSTNRCPSKSPVMAVGYIGPQGMAINHMRPSMYHDNIRSFRPKLYPAVINQAFAPVANMGPNINMP